A DNA window from Fibrobacter sp. UWR3 contains the following coding sequences:
- a CDS encoding ABC transporter permease subunit, giving the protein MLRYVLQKAFWYLLTFVVAVAINFTLPRMGENNPVDIIMGKAAQGLSPEQAKLKKETLLKAFGMAELDDQGNVVYEPEVDENGQVKTVKVPKLDESGKPVFRVVKDVDAEGNPVMVERQKVDEQGNPVFEEKPVLDAKGKPVMEKDPKTKKKVAKVETVAVMEQVQAEHQDTVMVDQVVLKTDPKLASGISQFLVYIKNVFKGDLGLSYSQYPKPVTDIIKESLPWTLAIQAPTIILGWIVGNLLGAFAAYKRGIFDKVFFPCAMFLNGVPFFVFGMLLVALFSITLGWFPAMGAYSPDIPELTFTWNNIKSVGYYYVLPFFSVFPILLSGQATGMRSMSIYELGTDYMKYAKWLGLREGKIISYVFRNAMLPQLTGLAQSLGAMVGGALITEMIFSYPGLGMAMLTAIQQNDYATIQGCTLMISTCVLVANFAVDVLIAIFDPRVKAGLQMGGK; this is encoded by the coding sequence ATGCTACGCTATGTCCTGCAGAAGGCATTCTGGTACCTTCTGACGTTTGTCGTAGCGGTTGCAATCAACTTCACCCTGCCGCGCATGGGTGAAAACAACCCCGTCGATATCATCATGGGTAAGGCCGCCCAGGGGCTCTCTCCGGAGCAGGCCAAGCTCAAGAAGGAAACCTTGCTCAAGGCATTCGGCATGGCCGAACTTGACGATCAAGGCAACGTTGTCTATGAACCTGAGGTCGACGAGAACGGCCAGGTCAAGACAGTGAAGGTCCCCAAGCTCGATGAAAGTGGCAAGCCCGTGTTCAGGGTGGTCAAGGACGTCGATGCCGAGGGCAACCCGGTCATGGTCGAACGCCAGAAGGTTGACGAACAGGGCAATCCGGTATTCGAAGAGAAGCCGGTTCTCGACGCGAAGGGCAAGCCCGTGATGGAGAAGGACCCGAAGACCAAGAAGAAGGTCGCGAAGGTCGAGACTGTCGCCGTCATGGAGCAGGTCCAGGCCGAGCATCAGGATACGGTCATGGTTGATCAGGTCGTTCTCAAGACCGACCCGAAACTCGCCTCGGGCATTTCCCAGTTCCTGGTCTATATCAAGAATGTCTTCAAGGGTGACCTCGGCCTTTCTTACAGCCAGTACCCGAAGCCGGTTACCGATATTATCAAGGAATCCCTCCCGTGGACCCTCGCTATCCAGGCCCCGACCATTATCCTCGGCTGGATTGTCGGTAACCTCCTCGGTGCTTTCGCTGCATACAAGCGCGGCATCTTCGACAAGGTGTTCTTCCCGTGCGCCATGTTCCTCAACGGCGTGCCGTTCTTCGTGTTCGGTATGCTCCTGGTGGCGCTCTTCTCCATTACGCTCGGCTGGTTCCCGGCCATGGGCGCCTACAGCCCGGATATTCCGGAACTTACCTTCACCTGGAACAACATCAAGAGCGTCGGGTACTACTACGTGCTCCCGTTCTTCTCTGTGTTCCCGATTCTTCTTTCGGGCCAGGCGACCGGTATGCGTTCCATGTCCATCTACGAACTCGGTACCGACTACATGAAGTACGCGAAGTGGCTGGGCCTCCGTGAAGGCAAGATTATCAGCTACGTGTTCCGTAACGCCATGCTCCCGCAGCTCACTGGCCTTGCCCAGAGCCTCGGTGCGATGGTGGGCGGCGCCCTCATTACCGAAATGATCTTCTCTTACCCCGGCCTCGGTATGGCGATGCTCACCGCCATCCAGCAGAACGACTACGCCACGATTCAGGGCTGCACGCTCATGATTTCGACCTGCGTGCTCGTCGCTAACTTCGCGGTCGACGTTTTGATTGCAATCTTTGACCCGCGCGTCAAGGCCGGTCTCCAGATGGGAGGTAAGTAA
- a CDS encoding ABC transporter substrate-binding protein: MIGIKSIVKTVAVVSAAGALFGCDSSSEQQAAEGALPRQQTLYLSGQQWGAPATFNPLAESWMAAWPVGGRFNLVYEPLVTYNTLNGQIEALLGTLVPELSNNDSIVIDLNPAAKWSDGKQVNSNDVKFIFTNGSINTTEQISAIHVDTLKAEPAAADAPVAERISFIVAKDKRNNPLSVMDLLQAIRIVPAHVFEPLVAEKGLDEVKKLMMDKNPVVSGPYTIKDYSANKIILERRDDYWGNAALHEGKLPAPKFIVHPIYKSNEHNTIALRKGELDASMSFIPRIGDLKSAGVHTWLNDAPYFTPGAMPMLMINTMKEPLNDKRFRRALATAIDYNAIRQFALSGYTSQLQPGLIMPTNLEGKYINAEDQKVGVKLDIVDEAERLKTVKAMLTEAGYKSVFKDDGSLDHMENAKGEKIPTLFITSPAGWTDWESIVNIAVEGMRKAGIDVREGFVDGGQYWPAMGTGNFDLIMHKPTADVSPSLPWSRFNEVMSSRDWQKLGDWAGTNIGRYNQPGTKEFRPEVDKLLAEIPLMTDEAKKAEAYRELNKIFMEDQPAIPLAYLPEQYYEFSDKVWTNWPSAENAYAPAQLPWIASGTKVLWNLKLK, translated from the coding sequence GCTACGTTCAACCCGCTCGCCGAAAGCTGGATGGCTGCATGGCCGGTGGGTGGCCGCTTCAACCTGGTGTACGAACCGCTCGTCACCTACAACACCCTGAACGGTCAGATCGAAGCCCTTCTTGGCACGCTGGTTCCGGAACTTTCCAACAACGACAGCATCGTGATTGACCTGAACCCCGCCGCCAAGTGGAGCGACGGCAAGCAGGTGAACTCCAACGACGTGAAGTTCATCTTCACGAACGGTTCCATCAACACCACCGAACAGATTTCCGCAATCCATGTGGATACCCTCAAGGCCGAACCGGCAGCGGCGGACGCTCCCGTTGCTGAACGCATTTCCTTCATCGTTGCCAAGGACAAGCGCAACAACCCGCTTTCTGTGATGGACCTCCTCCAGGCCATCCGCATCGTGCCGGCTCACGTGTTTGAACCGCTCGTTGCCGAAAAGGGTCTCGACGAAGTGAAGAAGCTCATGATGGACAAGAACCCGGTCGTTTCTGGCCCGTACACCATCAAGGACTACTCCGCGAACAAGATTATCCTCGAACGTCGTGACGACTACTGGGGCAACGCCGCTCTCCACGAGGGCAAGCTCCCGGCTCCGAAGTTCATTGTCCACCCGATTTACAAGAGCAACGAGCACAACACCATCGCTCTCCGCAAGGGTGAACTCGATGCTTCCATGTCCTTCATTCCGCGTATTGGCGACCTCAAGAGCGCCGGCGTGCATACCTGGTTGAACGATGCTCCGTACTTCACTCCGGGCGCTATGCCGATGCTCATGATCAACACCATGAAGGAACCCCTCAACGACAAGCGTTTCCGTCGTGCCCTCGCTACGGCCATCGACTACAACGCTATCCGTCAGTTCGCTCTCTCCGGTTACACCTCTCAGCTGCAGCCGGGCCTCATCATGCCGACGAACCTCGAAGGCAAGTACATCAACGCCGAAGACCAGAAGGTCGGCGTGAAGCTCGACATCGTTGACGAGGCCGAACGTCTCAAGACTGTGAAGGCCATGCTTACCGAAGCCGGCTACAAGTCCGTGTTCAAGGACGACGGTTCTCTCGACCACATGGAAAACGCCAAGGGCGAAAAGATCCCGACCCTCTTCATTACCTCTCCGGCCGGCTGGACCGACTGGGAATCCATCGTGAACATCGCTGTCGAAGGCATGCGCAAGGCCGGTATCGACGTTCGTGAAGGCTTCGTGGATGGCGGTCAGTACTGGCCTGCCATGGGCACCGGCAACTTCGACCTCATCATGCACAAGCCGACTGCAGACGTGTCTCCGTCTCTCCCGTGGAGCCGCTTCAACGAAGTCATGTCTAGCCGCGACTGGCAGAAGCTCGGCGACTGGGCCGGCACCAACATCGGCCGTTACAACCAGCCGGGCACCAAGGAATTCCGCCCCGAAGTGGACAAGCTCCTCGCCGAAATCCCGCTCATGACCGACGAAGCCAAGAAGGCTGAAGCCTACCGCGAACTCAACAAGATCTTCATGGAAGACCAGCCGGCGATTCCGCTCGCTTACCTCCCGGAACAGTACTACGAGTTCAGCGACAAGGTCTGGACCAACTGGCCCTCTGCAGAAAACGCCTACGCCCCGGCCCAGCTGCCGTGGATCGCTTCTGGCACGAAGGTCCTCTGGAACCTGAAGCTCAAGTAA
- a CDS encoding ABC transporter ATP-binding protein, protein MLSDKPVVFSAKRISKDFGAGKSLKTAVKDVSFDIYDEEFISIVGGSGCGKSVLAKIMLGLYKPTRGQFLYRDKPIKNLRDHWNEVQSVFQDPFGCFNQFFTIRSQLEDALNILKDKPSKDEIRRRVDEGLMAVNVMPADIEGKYPFELSGGQMQRMLLARIFALRPKVLIADEATSMVDACVRANILDYLRKLKDELKMTVVFVTHDIGLANYVSDRIFIMHDGKIVNQGTPAEVLDNTTEPHTLRLLDDIPEVHKTEWIKNSHRSKK, encoded by the coding sequence ATGCTAAGTGATAAGCCCGTTGTTTTCTCTGCCAAGCGCATCAGCAAGGACTTTGGTGCGGGCAAGAGCCTGAAGACCGCCGTGAAGGATGTTTCCTTTGATATCTATGACGAGGAATTCATCTCCATCGTGGGTGGTTCGGGCTGCGGCAAGTCCGTGCTCGCAAAGATCATGCTCGGCCTCTACAAGCCGACGCGTGGCCAGTTCCTTTACCGCGACAAGCCCATCAAGAACCTGAGGGACCACTGGAACGAAGTCCAGTCCGTGTTCCAGGACCCGTTCGGATGCTTCAACCAGTTCTTTACTATCCGTAGCCAGCTGGAAGACGCCCTGAACATCTTGAAGGACAAGCCCTCCAAGGACGAAATCCGCCGCCGCGTGGACGAAGGCCTGATGGCCGTGAACGTGATGCCTGCCGACATCGAAGGCAAGTACCCGTTCGAGCTTTCCGGTGGCCAGATGCAGCGTATGCTTTTGGCCCGTATCTTCGCGCTCCGCCCGAAGGTGCTGATTGCCGACGAAGCTACCTCCATGGTGGACGCCTGCGTGCGTGCAAACATCCTCGATTACCTTCGCAAGTTGAAAGACGAGCTGAAGATGACCGTGGTGTTCGTGACCCACGATATCGGCCTTGCGAACTACGTTAGCGACCGTATCTTCATCATGCACGACGGCAAGATCGTGAACCAGGGTACTCCGGCAGAAGTGCTCGACAACACGACCGAACCGCATACGCTCCGCCTGCTCGACGACATCCCGGAAGTCCACAAGACCGAATGGATCAAGAACAGCCACCGTTCTAAGAAGTAA
- a CDS encoding ABC transporter ATP-binding protein, with translation MAENVFEVDNLSLYYLGRFGDKTHAVTNVSFSMKQGEILGIAGESGCGKSTLVSGLMGMCIPPLYPEGKSDVRVWNGTKMESLMNRKVEDVRANVLAQKVSMIPQGAFNALNPVRKIKDIAADVIAAHQQPGKKLDHKEIYDRLCERFDLFGMDTKRVLDSYPIQLTAGERQRSVIGISTLLNPQMVIADEPTSALDVSTQKEVIKMIFDLLDKGIFSTMIFITHELPLLYHVADNIAIMYAGEFVEKGTAEQVVKDPRHPYTQALMGAMLSTEASQRGRHPVAIEGAPPSLKNKIEGCRFAPRCSKAKDCPFKKNTQNLRVVGDRDVRCDYAK, from the coding sequence ATGGCAGAAAATGTTTTTGAAGTAGATAACCTCAGCCTGTATTACTTGGGCCGCTTCGGCGATAAGACCCATGCCGTGACGAACGTGAGCTTCTCCATGAAGCAGGGCGAAATCCTCGGCATCGCGGGCGAATCCGGATGCGGTAAGTCGACTCTCGTGTCTGGCCTTATGGGCATGTGCATCCCGCCGCTCTACCCCGAAGGCAAGAGCGACGTGCGCGTGTGGAACGGCACCAAGATGGAATCGCTCATGAACCGCAAGGTGGAAGACGTCCGTGCGAACGTCTTGGCCCAGAAGGTCTCGATGATTCCGCAGGGTGCGTTCAACGCCCTGAACCCGGTCCGCAAGATCAAGGACATCGCCGCCGACGTGATTGCCGCTCACCAGCAGCCCGGCAAGAAACTCGACCACAAGGAAATTTACGACCGCCTCTGTGAACGTTTCGACCTGTTCGGAATGGACACGAAGCGCGTGCTCGATTCTTACCCCATCCAGCTGACCGCCGGTGAACGCCAGCGTTCCGTTATCGGTATTTCCACCTTGCTCAACCCGCAGATGGTGATTGCCGACGAACCGACTTCCGCCCTGGACGTTTCGACCCAGAAGGAAGTGATCAAGATGATTTTCGATCTTCTTGACAAGGGTATCTTCAGCACGATGATCTTCATTACCCACGAACTCCCGCTCCTGTACCACGTTGCAGACAACATTGCAATTATGTACGCCGGCGAATTCGTGGAAAAGGGCACTGCGGAACAGGTCGTGAAGGACCCGCGCCATCCGTACACGCAGGCACTCATGGGCGCCATGCTCAGTACCGAGGCAAGCCAGCGTGGCCGCCACCCGGTGGCTATTGAAGGCGCTCCCCCGAGCCTCAAGAACAAGATTGAGGGTTGCCGCTTCGCTCCGCGTTGCAGCAAGGCCAAGGACTGCCCGTTTAAGAAGAACACTCAGAATCTCCGCGTTGTCGGCGATCGTGACGTGAGGTGCGATTATGCTAAGTGA
- a CDS encoding ABC transporter permease — protein MGKLLRNLLKSPMFVIGVSIFVLSLLIALFGPLFYHVDINARDMMAGPYAGSSADHLLGTDHLGRDYVSLLIAGLRSSLYVGLVAGVIATTIGVLVGLFGGFRGGWIDEVLNMLTNIFIVIPQFVILVLISSAVKDGRSLTLIGLIIGLTAWSWSARAVRAQASSLRSRDHIALARINGASTLTIVLKHVLPYLLSYVFMVFIMQVSSGILSEASISMIGLGPLDSTSLGIILNQAKDNGALSGGIWIAFLPATIIITLTVFALYLINTSMEGVFNPRLRK, from the coding sequence ATGGGTAAACTTCTTAGAAATCTTCTCAAGTCCCCGATGTTCGTAATCGGCGTGTCCATCTTTGTGCTGTCGCTTTTGATTGCGCTCTTTGGACCTCTCTTCTATCACGTTGACATCAACGCTCGCGACATGATGGCTGGCCCCTACGCCGGTTCCAGCGCAGACCACCTGCTCGGTACCGACCACCTCGGCCGTGACTACGTGTCGCTCCTGATTGCGGGTCTCCGCTCCTCGCTCTATGTGGGCCTGGTTGCCGGTGTCATCGCTACGACTATTGGTGTGCTTGTCGGCCTGTTCGGCGGTTTCCGTGGCGGCTGGATTGACGAAGTCCTGAACATGCTCACGAATATCTTTATCGTGATTCCGCAGTTCGTGATTCTCGTGCTCATCAGCTCTGCCGTGAAGGATGGCCGTTCGCTCACGCTGATTGGCCTTATCATCGGCCTTACCGCCTGGAGCTGGTCTGCCCGTGCCGTGCGTGCGCAGGCATCCTCCCTGCGTAGCCGCGACCACATCGCGCTCGCCCGCATCAACGGTGCATCGACGCTCACCATCGTGCTGAAGCATGTGCTCCCGTACCTGCTTTCGTACGTGTTCATGGTGTTCATCATGCAGGTGTCCTCGGGTATCCTTTCCGAAGCCTCCATCTCCATGATTGGCCTCGGTCCTCTGGATTCCACTTCCCTCGGTATCATTCTGAACCAGGCGAAGGACAACGGTGCGCTTTCCGGCGGTATCTGGATTGCGTTCCTCCCGGCGACCATCATTATTACTCTCACGGTTTTCGCGCTCTACCTCATCAATACTTCGATGGAAGGCGTGTTTAACCCCAGGCTCCGCAAGTAA